Proteins found in one Phoenicibacter congonensis genomic segment:
- a CDS encoding glycosyltransferase family 4 protein, whose translation MNKDVASRRLAVVVPTYPSEDNMYLCAFVHSRVKAYLQAGIDVEVLCVWDYYEDHTEYEIEGVHVTRLIPGSLEPHLFENKFDVCFLHFFDLNFVDAVMSQRLNGLKFFLWSHNPETRYWDWPLFTTPYFTNPAKLTHEQTEEFTKRDSVIRQLNNQSNVSWVFVSETLKKRSEELIGIHFNRAHVISNLVDEKVYQFSKRNKDTRHKVIVVRKFDNVNTYAIDIDVQTIVELSKRRIFKDLTFDIYGSGPMFENLTEPIKDFENVNLHEHFLSQKELKEAYDNHGIGLFATRFDSQGVSMCEAAMSGMPVVSSNIDAANYFLPNDIGLLCDVENPCEYADVVEKLARNRWYYNKCAKACRQKIEKRCSRAQTVEKEIDLFWRSI comes from the coding sequence GTGAATAAAGATGTTGCTTCGCGCCGCCTGGCCGTTGTTGTCCCCACCTACCCAAGTGAAGACAACATGTATCTCTGCGCCTTCGTTCATTCACGAGTTAAAGCCTATTTGCAAGCTGGCATTGACGTTGAAGTCTTGTGTGTGTGGGATTATTACGAAGACCACACTGAATATGAAATAGAAGGTGTGCACGTCACCAGGCTAATCCCCGGATCGCTTGAGCCCCATCTTTTTGAAAACAAGTTTGATGTTTGTTTTCTGCATTTCTTTGATTTAAATTTTGTTGATGCTGTCATGTCGCAACGTCTAAATGGTTTGAAGTTTTTTCTTTGGTCCCACAATCCCGAAACCCGCTACTGGGACTGGCCACTTTTTACAACGCCCTATTTCACCAATCCAGCAAAGTTAACACATGAGCAGACCGAAGAATTCACTAAAAGAGATTCTGTTATTAGGCAATTGAATAATCAATCAAATGTTTCATGGGTCTTTGTTTCTGAAACTTTAAAAAAGCGCAGCGAAGAATTGATTGGAATTCATTTTAATCGTGCACATGTTATCTCTAATCTTGTCGACGAAAAGGTATATCAATTTTCAAAAAGGAACAAAGACACCCGGCATAAGGTAATAGTTGTCAGAAAGTTTGACAATGTTAACACCTATGCAATAGACATAGATGTGCAAACGATTGTTGAGCTCAGCAAGCGCCGAATTTTTAAAGACCTAACGTTTGACATCTATGGGTCTGGCCCAATGTTTGAAAACTTGACTGAACCGATTAAAGATTTTGAAAATGTCAATTTGCATGAGCATTTTCTTTCGCAAAAAGAACTGAAAGAAGCCTATGACAATCATGGCATTGGTTTGTTTGCTACGCGTTTTGATTCGCAAGGAGTTTCAATGTGTGAAGCCGCAATGAGTGGGATGCCTGTTGTGTCTTCGAACATCGATGCTGCTAATTATTTCCTTCCTAACGACATTGGACTTTTGTGTGATGTTGAGAATCCATGTGAATATGCTGATGTAGTTGAAAAACTAGCTCGCAATCGTTGGTACTACAATAAATGCGCAAAAGCATGTCGTCAAAAAATTGAGAAGAGGTGCTCTAGGGCGCAAACTGTAGAAAAAGAAATTGACCTCTTTTGGAGGTCAATTTAG
- a CDS encoding glycosyltransferase, protein MKIFVASWFFPPATSSEGIVTYKLLSKSKHTYDVCSADCDLWSYKHKLNLTSDNINVFPIKTDKLDEWVDKCAELFIERNKTEHYDAFMTRSMPPESISVAKKIKEACPEAKWIASLADPISKSPYDLKAFVLENEELSPQEKIDFQVALWAGCDGWKNHPSDKIRHLCEQKETEDYAIHNSDVLLFPLDTLKNYVLDGRRRNNTFSVPHSYDESIYPEPNSHKKEDDNVVELTFLGHSDTVRSLVPIVRAIKLLKDKESDVISNLKLRFIGNVPDEVRTLVYNYYLYDTISIEDSVDYLTSLQIMKETDWLIHVDAKFDFLDNPGGSVFFAGKLADYFGTDKPILAITGNYSPAYSMVKDAGGVCCENQNIEELSEILRNIANHKLKPAINKEYRTLYKSENVAKRYDEIIEKALDAKELDNARTNWPAVKNSAEGAEKILSICVPSYNVEQYLDRCLFSLLSSSVSNLLEIIVVNDGSKDNTIKVAKAFQEHYPNIVKIIDKQNGGHGSTINAALEKATGTYFRVIDGDDWVDSKSLDEMINKLIKVDKLPDLVSTNYHQVYVQDGHTVPWMKFSSLENYRCYSFSKTDMSMEYFTMASSMFKTEVLKKANFKLQEHTFYVDVEYILFPIPYVETVMFTPEYVYKYAVGNADQSINRDNFVKRYDHHDRVIRRMVKYYCDHKKVANANQIKYMKTRFVYNLLNSHYTLSLLWDPNQERGLERAKDFDEFLKTSAPDLYEATNKEYRVLSEVRQSGFKNSAYGIAGTLYDDPRGTRRKEAAKELANKGPLKLIPRNRVTRKIARTLMKY, encoded by the coding sequence TTGAAAATTTTCGTTGCAAGCTGGTTTTTTCCTCCAGCCACTTCTTCTGAAGGAATAGTCACCTACAAACTACTGAGCAAATCAAAACACACATATGATGTTTGCTCCGCCGATTGCGACTTGTGGAGCTACAAACACAAGCTAAACCTCACTTCTGACAACATAAATGTGTTCCCAATAAAAACTGACAAGCTTGACGAATGGGTCGACAAATGTGCTGAATTGTTTATAGAAAGAAACAAAACAGAGCACTACGATGCATTTATGACTAGAAGCATGCCACCAGAGAGCATTTCTGTTGCCAAAAAAATTAAAGAGGCGTGCCCTGAAGCTAAATGGATAGCTTCTTTAGCTGATCCTATATCAAAATCTCCCTATGACCTAAAAGCCTTCGTGTTGGAAAACGAGGAGTTGTCACCTCAGGAAAAAATTGATTTTCAAGTAGCACTGTGGGCAGGGTGCGATGGATGGAAAAATCACCCGTCGGACAAAATACGTCACCTTTGTGAACAGAAAGAAACTGAGGACTATGCAATTCACAATTCAGACGTTTTACTCTTTCCGCTAGACACACTAAAGAATTATGTGTTAGACGGAAGAAGGAGAAACAACACTTTCTCTGTCCCTCATTCATATGACGAAAGCATCTACCCAGAACCCAATAGTCACAAAAAAGAGGACGATAATGTTGTTGAACTCACGTTCCTGGGCCACTCCGATACAGTGAGGTCTTTAGTGCCAATAGTGAGGGCAATCAAGCTCCTCAAAGACAAAGAGTCAGATGTCATCTCAAATTTGAAATTAAGATTCATAGGCAATGTTCCTGATGAAGTGAGGACGCTTGTCTATAACTACTATCTCTATGACACAATTTCTATTGAGGACAGCGTTGACTATCTAACCAGCCTACAAATCATGAAAGAGACCGACTGGCTCATTCACGTAGACGCAAAGTTTGATTTCCTTGACAATCCAGGAGGATCAGTTTTCTTTGCAGGAAAACTTGCAGACTATTTTGGCACCGACAAGCCAATACTTGCTATCACAGGCAACTATTCACCAGCATACTCAATGGTTAAAGATGCCGGCGGTGTTTGCTGCGAAAATCAAAACATAGAAGAGCTTTCTGAAATATTGAGAAACATTGCAAATCACAAACTTAAACCTGCAATCAACAAAGAATACAGGACTCTCTACAAGTCAGAAAACGTAGCAAAACGATATGACGAAATTATAGAAAAAGCACTTGATGCAAAAGAATTAGACAATGCCAGAACGAACTGGCCTGCCGTTAAAAATAGCGCTGAGGGCGCAGAGAAGATATTGAGCATTTGTGTGCCTTCCTACAACGTAGAACAATATCTCGACAGATGCTTGTTTTCTTTATTGAGCAGCAGTGTTTCAAACCTGCTTGAAATAATTGTTGTAAACGATGGTTCAAAAGACAACACAATTAAAGTTGCAAAGGCATTCCAAGAGCATTACCCAAACATTGTAAAAATCATCGACAAACAAAACGGAGGACACGGCTCAACAATAAATGCAGCTCTAGAAAAAGCAACAGGAACATATTTCAGAGTGATTGACGGAGACGATTGGGTTGACAGCAAATCTCTCGACGAGATGATTAACAAACTAATAAAAGTTGACAAGCTCCCTGACCTTGTTTCAACTAACTACCATCAAGTCTATGTGCAAGACGGCCACACAGTCCCATGGATGAAATTCAGCTCTCTAGAAAACTACAGGTGTTATTCATTTTCGAAGACTGACATGTCGATGGAATATTTCACAATGGCTTCAAGCATGTTCAAAACTGAAGTGCTCAAGAAAGCTAATTTCAAACTTCAGGAACACACATTTTATGTCGATGTTGAATATATTCTGTTCCCAATTCCCTATGTAGAAACTGTCATGTTTACGCCTGAATATGTTTACAAATATGCAGTGGGAAATGCAGACCAGAGCATAAACAGAGACAATTTCGTTAAAAGATATGACCACCATGACAGAGTCATTAGAAGAATGGTCAAATATTACTGCGACCACAAAAAAGTTGCTAATGCTAACCAAATAAAATATATGAAAACAAGATTTGTCTATAACCTTCTGAATTCGCACTACACGCTGAGTTTGCTTTGGGATCCAAATCAAGAACGTGGACTTGAACGCGCAAAAGACTTTGACGAATTCCTAAAGACATCAGCTCCTGATTTGTACGAGGCAACTAACAAAGAATACAGGGTGCTGAGTGAAGTGCGACAGAGTGGGTTTAAAAATAGCGCATATGGAATTGCAGGAACGTTGTATGACGACCCTAGAGGCACAAGGCGCAAAGAGGCGGCGAAAGAGCTTGCGAACAAAGGACCGCTAAAGTTGATTCCAAGAAACAGGGTCACACGAAAAATTGCAAGGACATTAATGAAATATTAA
- the wecB gene encoding non-hydrolyzing UDP-N-acetylglucosamine 2-epimerase: MLRVLTVFGTRPEAIKMCPLVLEINKSNKLDGQVCVTGQHRTMLDQVLDIFNIKPDFDLEIMKPRQTITSITTDVLNSMKPILEKSKPDIVLVHGDTTTSMAAALASFYEKITVGHVEAGLRTGNIYSPFPEEMNRKIISAIATYHFAPTENNKLALEKEGIEQGVVVTGNTVIDAFQYTTKDAYKFKNEDLQKHDFSKPTIVLTAHRRENLGEPLKNICEAVNELTKNFDDLRVIYPVHLNPAVRETVFDVLGQNKHVTLTDPVDVEDLHNAMNKCKLVMTDSGGLQEEAPHLGKPVVVLRTETERPEAVMAGTAVVAGVDKASIVKIVTDLLTCEEKYSQMSKAINPYGDGNASKRIVKFLENLS; this comes from the coding sequence TTGCTTAGAGTACTCACTGTGTTTGGGACAAGACCAGAAGCCATTAAGATGTGCCCGCTGGTCCTCGAGATCAATAAATCAAACAAACTCGATGGTCAAGTTTGCGTCACTGGCCAGCACAGAACCATGCTTGACCAGGTGCTAGACATTTTCAACATCAAGCCCGACTTTGATCTTGAAATAATGAAACCCCGTCAGACAATCACTTCAATCACGACAGATGTGCTGAATTCTATGAAGCCCATCCTTGAGAAATCTAAACCTGACATTGTTTTGGTGCACGGCGACACAACCACCAGCATGGCGGCTGCGCTTGCCTCTTTTTACGAAAAAATAACAGTTGGACATGTTGAAGCAGGCTTGCGCACAGGAAACATCTATTCACCTTTTCCCGAAGAAATGAACAGAAAAATCATTTCGGCTATCGCAACATATCATTTCGCCCCAACAGAAAACAACAAGCTTGCGCTCGAGAAAGAAGGAATTGAACAGGGTGTTGTGGTCACAGGGAACACCGTAATCGACGCGTTCCAATACACTACAAAAGATGCATATAAATTTAAAAATGAGGATTTGCAAAAACACGACTTCTCAAAACCAACCATAGTGCTAACTGCGCACAGACGTGAAAACCTCGGAGAGCCTCTAAAAAACATTTGCGAAGCTGTAAACGAATTAACAAAAAATTTTGACGACCTTCGTGTGATTTATCCAGTGCATCTAAACCCTGCTGTTCGGGAAACCGTGTTCGATGTGTTGGGACAAAACAAACATGTAACACTCACGGACCCTGTGGACGTAGAGGATTTGCACAACGCAATGAACAAATGCAAGTTAGTCATGACCGATTCTGGTGGCCTTCAAGAAGAAGCCCCACATCTCGGCAAACCTGTTGTGGTCTTGAGAACTGAAACAGAAAGACCAGAAGCCGTGATGGCAGGCACAGCTGTGGTTGCCGGCGTTGATAAAGCGAGCATTGTAAAAATTGTCACTGATTTGCTCACATGTGAAGAAAAATATTCACAAATGAGCAAGGCGATTAACCCATATGGCGATGGGAACGCTTCAAAAAGAATAGTCAAATTCCTGGAGAACCTTTCTTAA
- a CDS encoding S8 family serine peptidase: MGKKTLSVAFSLFMATVLCASQILVFNTLAYADDLDKQAVLQEIGTSGYSEDAVVVKFKDSVESPSSQSVIDGSNAVKDTEEAAPKKIADNTAVVELQDGASVVEAIVDLKEDPRVEYVEPDYTIELADETTLANDVNRLGGQTYSDADSSIAGNSLSDSASVASKVEVNDPNVGQQWYISDENSKVKDAWDVAKCNNQVTVAIVDTGVDADNPELVNNIVGGRSFATDDASDWNDTHGHGTAVAGVISAQTNNALDISGASYNANLLICRAFTGKTAPSSDIAAGIRWIIGVADQYNVKVINMSFGISKSQPKAIEEAINDAESAGILCVCASGNESNITDLASVDFPANLDNTVGVGAITSRHTRSYFSNVGESLDVVAPGSNIRTLSINSGEEVYEDGTSFSTPFVSAAAALCYSTNHHAKPSVIKGCLTSTAIDLGTSGKDDYYGYGQVDVYSAVISAKSTKANNYKIFNPKDDSKIDQFKSRVFNGLLNKNSSVDVSDIGINVSDITFQNTSGQVLTGATALTEIIRSHPLFSTLCVGWNSLSLVTDGDIVSSVSVDSYMTTWKDDLISAFVDKYESFLENAPLNGSDVKKAAFVHDWICGNTTYSLQTINLPEFAIGCIANGKALCAGYSYAYQFLCEQIGIDCNYVAGTTNAGSHAWNKVKIDGQWFLVDSTWDGSFTSASNPNNFGHAYFLLNDEEFKEAGDGSHANDCDVTGNEPINNDWYFANKYWQDVRGPLSVEQLNQDPKLTKKDDSNPGGNPSSSSLIRIFGQDCYGTNAATISNDIKENGLPNGVIVCGTSHYLDSLSAAALSGLLDYPILLVNGTDDSMNETSLGALQELTNSSTNSLEIIVLGGKFAISEGIENELSSYDSDGVCKRIYGDDGYATNRAVYDFGTTRGSWDANEVLVASGAGYHDALGAGSYAMSKRAFILLVNPNGDNAPMIDKAKGHGQATILGGLAAVPFQVKSDLEDAGVTTIRLAGEDAYQTNTTFVKYAVAQGMSLDGAGFSSGLGYYDALGSSHILGKSNSVMFLVSLDYSLNQPVYDMLKESGVSFTSGRVFGGEVVVSSTTKEAFENCIN; encoded by the coding sequence ATGGGCAAAAAAACGCTGAGTGTTGCTTTTTCGCTTTTTATGGCAACAGTTTTGTGCGCGTCGCAAATTCTTGTATTCAACACCCTGGCATATGCCGACGACCTTGATAAGCAGGCTGTATTGCAGGAAATAGGCACGTCGGGCTATTCGGAAGATGCGGTAGTTGTTAAGTTTAAGGACAGTGTTGAGAGTCCATCGTCGCAGTCTGTAATTGATGGCTCAAATGCTGTTAAAGACACAGAAGAGGCAGCACCAAAAAAAATAGCAGACAACACAGCTGTTGTTGAGCTTCAAGATGGCGCTTCAGTTGTTGAGGCAATTGTCGATTTAAAAGAAGATCCAAGAGTTGAATATGTGGAGCCCGACTATACCATCGAGTTGGCAGATGAGACAACGCTTGCAAATGACGTGAACCGTCTCGGCGGGCAAACATATTCGGACGCCGATTCTTCGATTGCTGGCAATTCGCTTTCTGATTCTGCGTCTGTTGCTTCTAAAGTTGAAGTCAACGACCCAAACGTTGGGCAACAATGGTACATTTCCGATGAGAACTCTAAGGTTAAAGATGCCTGGGATGTCGCTAAATGCAATAATCAGGTGACTGTTGCAATTGTTGACACAGGTGTCGATGCTGACAATCCTGAGCTAGTAAACAACATCGTAGGTGGCAGGTCTTTTGCTACCGACGATGCGAGTGATTGGAATGATACGCACGGACATGGGACAGCAGTAGCTGGTGTTATTTCGGCACAAACTAACAATGCACTTGACATTTCTGGTGCGAGCTACAACGCTAACCTTTTGATTTGCAGGGCTTTTACTGGGAAAACTGCACCTTCTAGCGACATTGCAGCGGGGATAAGATGGATTATTGGCGTTGCAGACCAATACAACGTAAAAGTTATCAACATGAGTTTTGGCATTTCAAAATCTCAACCAAAAGCAATAGAAGAAGCAATCAACGATGCAGAGTCAGCTGGCATTCTTTGTGTTTGTGCAAGCGGCAATGAAAGCAACATAACTGATCTTGCAAGCGTCGATTTCCCTGCTAATTTAGACAACACAGTTGGAGTTGGGGCAATCACATCCAGGCACACAAGAAGCTATTTTTCAAACGTTGGGGAGTCTCTTGATGTTGTGGCACCAGGCTCAAACATTCGAACACTAAGCATTAATTCAGGAGAAGAAGTCTATGAAGATGGAACTTCCTTTTCCACTCCGTTTGTCTCAGCTGCCGCCGCTTTGTGCTATTCGACTAACCATCATGCGAAGCCATCTGTAATAAAGGGCTGTTTAACATCTACTGCAATTGATTTGGGCACAAGCGGGAAAGATGATTATTACGGCTATGGTCAAGTGGATGTTTATAGTGCGGTTATATCTGCCAAGTCTACTAAGGCTAACAACTACAAGATTTTTAATCCAAAAGATGATTCAAAGATTGATCAGTTTAAATCTAGAGTTTTTAATGGCTTGTTGAACAAAAATTCTTCTGTCGATGTGTCTGACATTGGAATTAATGTCTCAGACATAACTTTTCAAAACACTTCAGGTCAAGTGCTCACGGGGGCTACTGCTTTAACTGAAATAATTCGCAGTCACCCTCTCTTTTCAACTCTTTGTGTGGGCTGGAATTCGCTCAGCTTGGTGACTGACGGCGACATTGTTTCGTCTGTTTCTGTAGATAGCTATATGACCACATGGAAAGACGATTTGATCAGTGCTTTTGTTGACAAGTATGAGTCATTTCTGGAAAACGCTCCATTGAATGGAAGCGATGTTAAGAAGGCCGCATTTGTTCACGATTGGATTTGTGGCAACACAACCTATTCTTTACAAACTATAAATTTGCCAGAATTTGCAATAGGTTGCATTGCTAACGGCAAGGCGCTTTGCGCAGGCTATTCCTATGCCTATCAGTTCCTTTGTGAACAAATTGGGATTGACTGCAATTATGTTGCGGGAACAACGAATGCTGGATCTCACGCATGGAATAAAGTAAAAATAGATGGACAGTGGTTCTTGGTTGACTCAACCTGGGATGGTTCATTCACTTCTGCATCAAATCCAAATAACTTTGGGCATGCCTATTTTTTGCTAAATGACGAGGAGTTTAAAGAGGCAGGAGATGGTTCACATGCAAACGATTGTGATGTCACTGGGAATGAACCTATTAACAATGATTGGTATTTTGCTAATAAATATTGGCAGGATGTGAGAGGTCCTCTGAGTGTTGAACAACTCAACCAAGATCCAAAACTCACAAAGAAAGATGATTCCAATCCTGGGGGAAATCCATCTTCATCATCTCTCATCCGAATTTTCGGGCAAGATTGCTATGGAACTAATGCCGCCACCATTTCAAATGACATTAAAGAAAACGGATTGCCAAATGGAGTGATTGTTTGCGGAACGAGTCACTACCTTGATTCTCTCAGTGCAGCTGCACTTTCAGGTTTGCTTGATTATCCAATTCTGCTTGTCAATGGCACCGATGATTCTATGAATGAAACTTCTCTGGGAGCTCTTCAAGAACTCACTAACTCTTCAACAAACTCGCTTGAAATAATCGTTTTAGGTGGAAAGTTTGCAATATCTGAGGGCATCGAGAATGAACTTTCTTCATATGACAGCGATGGAGTTTGTAAGCGCATCTATGGTGATGACGGTTATGCGACTAACCGCGCTGTCTATGACTTTGGCACCACACGTGGATCTTGGGACGCTAACGAAGTTCTTGTAGCTTCAGGCGCTGGTTATCATGACGCGCTCGGTGCAGGCAGCTATGCAATGTCAAAACGAGCATTCATTTTGCTTGTTAACCCAAATGGCGACAATGCGCCAATGATTGACAAGGCCAAAGGTCATGGTCAGGCAACAATTTTGGGTGGCCTTGCCGCTGTTCCTTTCCAGGTCAAATCTGATTTAGAGGACGCTGGAGTGACAACTATTCGTCTCGCTGGCGAAGATGCATATCAAACAAACACTACATTTGTGAAGTATGCAGTTGCTCAAGGAATGTCTCTTGATGGAGCAGGCTTCTCATCTGGTCTTGGTTATTATGATGCTTTGGGTTCTTCTCACATTCTTGGTAAATCCAACAGTGTCATGTTCCTTGTGTCACTTGATTATTCTTTGAATCAACCAGTTTATGACATGCTAAAAGAATCTGGGGTTTCTTTCACTAGCGGTCGTGTCTTTGGTGGCGAAGTTGTTGTTTCAAGCACCACAAAAGAGGCATTTGAAAACTGCATTAATTAG